The following coding sequences are from one Chitinophagales bacterium window:
- a CDS encoding histidine kinase encodes MLASILLIVNSLWNFDSSQWNIKNYTIKDGLNSNRVYDFVRDHRGRYWLGSNAGIAYFDGYQFRYLGSENGLKQIDILDLYYANKHLYSVTVKKIEAIDVHVIGPSFKTKEYDYHIMDRLGCECTDNSFNYYLRNRVFVFHGLDLKIFKLDLPYYHTNSHTFRSLRIDCQNQFHSKYIDSIQWLLKENFYLTGNKLLKLDQSNQLKIYYDFKRYLNYNNFLLIDSNFFYFDELAKTNQSLYNLNQGRIQTFTKIDKVLAFDLYQNNGFFLTTYKNGIYLYTLKQHKKKKYSLFDYTSFYNQEHYLNEFRSYEIDKNVKKQGQLYEFYYKNQWTAYPMGIKSYIKLNDNEFWIGRREGTVRYIIGDNHTTKLPTFIDSSWVLRLKKFGNKLFILNYDNFKILEGKTKRLLKLKYKNGYVLVNDIDYYQNQYILGTNDQGVFISDTGFKKFKHISVEDGLQSKLVKRIKTDKDGHIWVLNDKGLDRINKDLTVTKVFSIAEIDDYDVENFSVTRDSLWLFTDNYVYSANYKVRFQKKKIPIVFNTLTVDNNKTYYEADTNICIGPRWEIIKINFAGIFIHEQEHITYKYRLVKNEDTGSWQTTKINELTLAALKAGDYQLQVKAYHDIYPNIHSEILTISWTILPYFYQTWWFFTLLFLGLLAIIIGILWYKNQIKLRELKLESELNKYKLHGLQNQMNPHFIFNSMSTIQNMILNDDNKEALDFISDFSSLMRTMLQNSRNDEISLVNELDFLNKYIQLEKIRYKDNFDYKINSKIDEFDLEDIYIPTMMVQPLLENAVKHGVSNLKDKSGRIVLELSFEDENEHLLCIHIIDNGFGNTRSQIKNHTSTALQVIQERLSIYSKNNIFGSLNINYTEKGTTCILKIPV; translated from the coding sequence AGCCAATGGAATATTAAAAACTATACCATTAAAGATGGGTTAAATAGTAATCGAGTATATGATTTTGTACGAGACCACAGAGGACGCTATTGGCTAGGATCAAATGCTGGTATTGCTTATTTTGATGGATATCAATTCCGATATTTAGGTTCTGAAAATGGTCTAAAACAAATAGATATATTAGACCTGTATTACGCCAACAAACACTTATATTCTGTAACGGTAAAAAAAATTGAAGCAATTGATGTGCATGTAATAGGACCTAGTTTTAAAACTAAGGAATATGATTACCATATTATGGATAGGCTAGGTTGTGAATGTACAGATAACTCATTCAATTATTATTTGAGAAATAGAGTTTTCGTTTTTCATGGATTAGATTTAAAGATTTTCAAATTAGATTTACCATATTATCACACAAATAGTCATACATTCCGCAGTTTAAGAATAGATTGTCAAAATCAATTTCATTCAAAATACATCGATTCTATTCAATGGCTTTTAAAAGAAAATTTCTATTTAACAGGAAATAAACTTCTTAAACTAGATCAAAGCAATCAACTCAAAATTTATTACGACTTTAAGAGGTATTTAAATTACAACAACTTCTTACTTATTGATTCCAACTTTTTTTATTTTGATGAATTGGCTAAAACAAATCAGAGCTTATATAATTTAAATCAAGGCAGAATTCAAACTTTCACAAAAATCGATAAAGTACTAGCCTTTGATTTATATCAAAATAATGGTTTCTTCCTAACCACCTACAAAAACGGCATCTATCTCTACACCCTAAAGCAACACAAAAAAAAGAAATATTCTCTGTTTGACTATACTAGTTTCTATAATCAAGAGCATTATCTCAATGAATTCAGGTCTTATGAAATTGATAAAAATGTCAAAAAACAAGGACAACTGTATGAATTTTATTATAAAAATCAGTGGACAGCATACCCCATGGGAATCAAAAGCTACATCAAACTGAATGATAATGAATTTTGGATAGGAAGGCGAGAAGGTACTGTACGCTATATTATTGGAGATAACCACACAACAAAACTGCCTACATTTATAGACAGCAGTTGGGTCTTGCGATTAAAGAAGTTTGGGAACAAGCTTTTTATTCTCAACTACGATAATTTTAAAATTCTAGAGGGGAAAACAAAAAGACTATTAAAACTAAAATACAAGAATGGTTATGTACTGGTGAATGATATTGACTATTATCAAAATCAATATATTCTAGGCACTAATGACCAAGGGGTTTTTATCTCTGATACAGGGTTTAAAAAATTTAAACATATTTCCGTAGAGGATGGATTACAGAGCAAATTGGTCAAAAGAATTAAAACAGATAAGGATGGTCATATCTGGGTGCTCAATGACAAAGGACTCGATAGAATCAATAAAGACCTCACTGTCACTAAAGTTTTCTCTATAGCTGAAATCGATGACTATGATGTAGAAAATTTCTCTGTCACTAGAGACTCTTTGTGGCTGTTTACTGATAATTATGTATATAGTGCCAACTATAAGGTTCGATTTCAGAAGAAAAAAATTCCTATTGTATTCAATACCCTAACAGTAGATAATAACAAAACCTATTATGAAGCAGATACTAATATATGTATAGGACCTCGCTGGGAAATAATCAAAATAAACTTCGCGGGTATTTTTATTCATGAACAAGAGCACATAACATATAAATATAGATTAGTCAAAAATGAGGATACCGGTAGCTGGCAAACTACGAAAATCAATGAACTGACCCTAGCTGCGCTGAAAGCTGGCGATTATCAACTGCAGGTGAAAGCTTATCATGATATTTATCCCAATATTCACTCTGAAATTTTGACTATCTCTTGGACGATTCTGCCCTACTTCTATCAAACGTGGTGGTTTTTTACTTTATTATTTCTAGGTTTATTGGCTATCATCATAGGTATCCTCTGGTATAAAAATCAAATCAAGCTACGTGAACTCAAACTAGAGTCGGAGCTAAATAAATACAAACTACATGGGCTGCAAAACCAGATGAATCCTCATTTTATTTTTAATTCCATGAGTACGATTCAGAATATGATACTTAATGATGACAATAAGGAAGCGCTTGACTTTATATCAGATTTTAGCAGTCTCATGCGCACGATGCTTCAAAACTCGCGCAATGATGAAATTTCTCTTGTGAATGAACTTGACTTTCTTAATAAATATATCCAATTAGAAAAAATACGTTACAAAGATAATTTCGATTATAAAATTAATTCTAAGATAGATGAGTTTGACTTAGAAGATATTTATATTCCGACAATGATGGTTCAGCCACTGCTAGAGAATGCCGTCAAACATGGGGTATCTAACCTTAAAGATAAAAGTGGACGCATAGTACTTGAGCTAAGTTTTGAAGATGAGAATGAACATCTTCTCTGTATTCATATAATAGATAATGGTTTCGGCAATACCAGGTCACAGATAAAAAATCACACTTCTACTGCATTACAAGTGATTCAAGAAAGGTTATCTATTTATTCTAAAAATAATATATTTGGGTCATTGAACATAAACTATACTGAGAAAGGCACGACTTGCATATTGAAAATCCCTGTTTAG